One genomic segment of Profundibacter amoris includes these proteins:
- a CDS encoding response regulator transcription factor — protein MSNNVKKILLVDDDDDLREALSEQLVMTEDFDVFEAADGANAMVKAKEALYDLVILDVGLPDTDGRELCRLMRKQGVKCPVLMLTGHDSDADTILGLDAGANDYVTKPFKFPVLLARIRAQLRQHEQSEDAVFTLGPYTFKPAMKMLITEDDRKIRLTEKETNILKFLYRATEGVVARDVLLHEVWGYNAGVTTHTLETHIYRLRQKIEPDPSNARLLVTESGGYRLVA, from the coding sequence ATGAGCAACAATGTAAAGAAAATCCTTCTGGTAGATGACGATGATGATCTACGCGAGGCTCTGTCCGAACAATTGGTCATGACCGAAGATTTTGATGTGTTCGAGGCTGCCGATGGTGCCAATGCGATGGTGAAGGCCAAAGAGGCGCTGTATGATCTGGTGATCCTTGATGTGGGCCTGCCCGACACCGACGGGCGCGAATTGTGCCGCTTGATGCGCAAACAAGGGGTGAAATGCCCCGTGTTGATGTTGACCGGCCATGATTCCGATGCAGACACCATTCTGGGGCTGGACGCGGGCGCGAACGACTATGTGACCAAACCGTTCAAATTTCCCGTGCTGTTGGCCCGCATCCGTGCCCAGTTACGCCAGCATGAACAGTCCGAGGACGCCGTGTTTACCCTTGGGCCGTATACCTTCAAACCGGCGATGAAAATGCTGATCACCGAGGACGACCGCAAAATCAGGCTGACGGAAAAGGAAACGAATATCCTGAAATTCCTGTACCGCGCCACCGAGGGCGTCGTGGCCCGCGATGTGCTGCTGCACGAGGTTTGGGGCTATAATGCAGGCGTCACCACGCACACATTAGAGACACATATTTACCGTCTTCGTCAAAAAATAGAACCGGATCCGTCAAATGCCCGCCTTCTTGTGACCGAATCCGGCGGGTATAGATTGGTTGCCTAG
- a CDS encoding amidase gives MSKAWLKMTAADLGRGIGAGEIDPVALAQTYLDAIKAHPLQHRIYARLTEERALAEATAAADRAKSGNRRGLLDGVPVSWKDLFDTAGVATEAGSALLQGRVPDEDAEVLKNATEAGLVCLGKTHMSELAFSGLGYNPVTESPPSVNDPAAVAGGSSSGAATSVAFDLAPCGIGSDTGGSVRIPSAWNDLVGLKTTSGRLSLKGVVPLCESFDTVGPLCRSVEDAALMLAALEGGKPADLRGGSLQGKRLMILTTEAMDGVGEEPMAGFTGAVEKLKAAGAIVTEGEAPEVSEALALSAVLFTTEAYAQWHRAIEAAPDKVFGEILERFRAGATFSGVEFVEGWMKLRRLRAAYNARVAGMDAVIMPTSQILPPDLERLATDHEYYVDVNLHALRNTRIANLMGGAALTLPTGVPSCGIMFLSPPMSEERLLRLGAAAEAALR, from the coding sequence ATGTCAAAAGCGTGGTTGAAAATGACGGCGGCGGATCTGGGGCGCGGGATCGGGGCGGGGGAAATTGATCCTGTCGCGCTGGCGCAGACCTATCTGGACGCGATCAAGGCACACCCTTTGCAGCACCGGATTTACGCCCGCCTGACCGAAGAGCGCGCCTTGGCCGAGGCAACGGCGGCCGCGGATCGGGCCAAAAGCGGCAACCGGCGAGGGCTGCTGGATGGCGTGCCGGTTTCGTGGAAAGACCTGTTCGATACGGCAGGCGTGGCGACCGAGGCCGGATCGGCCCTGTTGCAAGGCCGCGTGCCGGACGAGGATGCCGAGGTGCTGAAAAACGCCACCGAAGCGGGGCTGGTCTGTCTGGGCAAAACCCATATGTCGGAACTGGCGTTTTCGGGGCTGGGCTATAATCCGGTCACCGAAAGCCCGCCCAGCGTGAATGATCCTGCCGCAGTTGCCGGTGGCTCGTCCTCGGGCGCGGCGACCTCGGTTGCCTTTGATCTGGCTCCCTGCGGGATCGGCTCGGACACGGGCGGATCGGTGCGCATACCCTCGGCATGGAATGATCTGGTGGGGTTGAAAACCACCTCGGGCCGCCTGTCGCTAAAGGGGGTGGTGCCCCTGTGTGAAAGCTTTGACACCGTCGGCCCGCTGTGCCGTTCGGTCGAGGATGCAGCCCTTATGCTGGCGGCCCTGGAAGGTGGCAAACCGGCGGATTTACGGGGGGGCAGCTTGCAGGGCAAGCGGCTGATGATCCTGACGACCGAAGCCATGGATGGCGTGGGTGAGGAGCCGATGGCGGGTTTCACGGGCGCGGTCGAGAAATTGAAGGCGGCAGGCGCGATTGTTACAGAAGGTGAAGCACCCGAGGTAAGCGAGGCGCTGGCCCTGTCGGCGGTGCTGTTCACCACCGAGGCCTATGCCCAGTGGCACCGCGCAATCGAGGCCGCACCGGACAAGGTATTCGGCGAAATCCTTGAACGGTTCCGCGCGGGGGCGACGTTTTCGGGCGTCGAATTTGTTGAGGGCTGGATGAAACTGCGCCGTCTGCGGGCCGCCTATAATGCGCGGGTGGCGGGAATGGATGCGGTGATCATGCCGACCTCGCAAATCCTGCCGCCCGATCTGGAACGGCTGGCGACGGACCATGAATATTATGTCGATGTAAACCTGCATGCCCTGCGCAATACGCGGATTGCAAACCTGATGGGCGGGGCCGCTTTGACCCTGCCGACGGGGGTGCCGTCCTGCGGGATCATGTTCCTTTCCCCACCGATGAGCGAGGAGCGTTTGCTGCGCTTGGGGGCCGCGGCCGAGGCGGCATTGCGATAG
- a CDS encoding L,D-transpeptidase family protein, translating into MTADDLVLTRQGIRFQNRLIPCSIGRGGITTDKREGDGATPAGIHRIMGLYYRPDRMAPPASWAIPIGPFDLWSDDINDPAYNHLVRKPHPFSHESMHRADPLYDMVLITDWNWPRAIPGKGSAIFLHIWRKPHHPTEGCVAFSKENLLWIIQHITPNETCLIIPDLCS; encoded by the coding sequence ATGACGGCAGATGATCTGGTCCTGACCAGACAGGGCATCCGTTTTCAAAACCGCCTGATCCCCTGTTCTATCGGTCGTGGCGGCATCACCACGGACAAACGCGAGGGCGACGGGGCAACGCCTGCGGGCATCCACCGTATCATGGGGCTGTATTACCGCCCCGACCGTATGGCCCCGCCCGCATCTTGGGCCATCCCGATCGGCCCGTTTGATCTGTGGTCCGACGACATCAACGATCCGGCCTATAACCACCTTGTCCGAAAGCCACATCCGTTCAGCCACGAATCCATGCACCGCGCCGATCCGCTCTATGATATGGTGCTGATCACCGACTGGAACTGGCCGCGCGCCATTCCCGGCAAAGGCTCGGCCATTTTCCTGCACATCTGGCGTAAACCGCATCATCCGACAGAAGGCTGCGTCGCCTTTTCAAAGGAAAACCTGCTGTGGATCATCCAACACATCACGCCGAACGAAACTTGCCTGATCATCCCCGATCTTTGTTCCTGA
- a CDS encoding Trm112 family protein, protein MSGEVEFDRKMLEALVCPVTHTTLHYDAEKQELVSKSAKLAFPIRDGIPVMLVDEARKLD, encoded by the coding sequence ATGAGTGGTGAAGTTGAATTCGACCGTAAGATGTTAGAGGCGCTGGTCTGTCCGGTGACCCACACAACGCTGCATTACGATGCCGAAAAACAGGAACTTGTGTCCAAATCGGCCAAACTGGCCTTTCCGATCCGCGACGGGATTCCGGTGATGCTGGTGGACGAAGCGCGCAAGCTGGATTGA
- the ribA gene encoding GTP cyclohydrolase II, producing the protein MPLRPDTVEMLARARADLRMGVPVVLFNGGRAALVLAAETLSPERLAQVQALEGVPVLAITARRAETLKTAAYDGDLARIVLPDDATLAWVHGVADPADDLKMPMKGPFLAMRDGAADLSRAALQLVKSARLLPAALLLDVPATFATDNNLTPIDLTKTADALTATSPLSEVISARLPLSVSEAGRLHIFRPEDGGEEHYAVEIGQPDRAKPVLTRLHSACFTGDLLGSLKCDCGPQLRAALAMMGDEGHGVLLYLNQEGRGIGLANKMRAYSLQDQGFDTVEANHRLGFEDDERDFLIGANILKQMGFSQVRLLTNNPKKVEMMQGAGLTVTERVPLKVGHTAHNAGYLKTKADKSGHLL; encoded by the coding sequence ATGCCCCTGCGCCCCGATACCGTCGAAATGCTGGCCCGCGCCCGTGCCGATCTGCGCATGGGGGTGCCGGTGGTGCTGTTTAATGGCGGGCGTGCCGCACTGGTGCTGGCGGCTGAAACCCTGTCACCCGAACGGTTGGCGCAGGTTCAGGCGCTTGAGGGTGTGCCGGTTCTGGCCATCACCGCGCGACGTGCCGAGACCCTGAAAACCGCTGCTTACGATGGCGATCTGGCGCGGATTGTGCTGCCGGATGATGCAACGCTGGCTTGGGTTCACGGGGTGGCCGATCCGGCCGATGATCTGAAAATGCCGATGAAAGGCCCGTTTTTGGCAATGCGCGATGGTGCCGCTGACCTGTCCCGCGCCGCGCTGCAACTGGTCAAATCCGCCCGCCTGTTGCCTGCCGCCCTGTTGCTGGATGTCCCTGCGACATTCGCTACGGACAACAACCTGACCCCGATTGACCTGACAAAAACCGCCGATGCCCTGACCGCCACCAGCCCGCTGTCCGAGGTGATCAGCGCCCGCCTGCCCCTGTCTGTGTCCGAGGCGGGCCGCCTGCACATTTTCCGCCCCGAAGATGGCGGCGAAGAACATTATGCGGTGGAAATCGGCCAGCCGGACCGCGCCAAACCCGTGCTGACGCGCCTTCATTCGGCCTGCTTCACCGGCGATCTTCTGGGGTCGCTGAAATGCGACTGCGGCCCGCAACTGCGCGCAGCACTGGCAATGATGGGGGACGAGGGGCATGGTGTTTTACTCTACCTCAATCAGGAAGGGCGCGGTATCGGCCTTGCCAATAAAATGCGCGCCTATTCCTTGCAGGATCAGGGGTTCGACACGGTCGAGGCCAACCACCGGCTGGGGTTCGAGGATGACGAACGCGATTTTCTGATCGGCGCCAACATCCTGAAACAAATGGGGTTTTCTCAGGTGCGCCTGCTGACCAACAACCCGAAAAAGGTGGAAATGATGCAAGGCGCAGGGCTGACTGTGACCGAACGCGTGCCGCTGAAGGTTGGGCATACCGCCCATAATGCGGGCTATCTGAAAACCAAAGCCGACAAATCGGGGCACCTGTTATGA
- the trxA gene encoding thioredoxin: protein MLELGQGNDAPAGDLIKDASEATFMADVVEASKEVPVIVDFWAPWCGPCKTLGPALEAEVKAAGGKVKMVKVNIDENQQIAAQLRIQSIPTVYAFVDGQPVDGFQGAVPASEIKAFIEKVSLLGPEGDGGLADAIEAAETMLAEGEASDAAETFAAILEEDAESAAAFGGLVRAQIAAGDLETAEATLNGATAEMSKTAELEAAHAQLELAKQAAKAGPLDDLRAAVEANPDDHQARFDLATAMHAAGDTEGAVNELLELFRRDREWNGGAAKAQLFTIFDALKADDPIVLNGRRKLSSMIFV from the coding sequence ATGCTTGAACTAGGACAAGGCAATGACGCCCCCGCAGGCGATCTGATCAAGGACGCATCAGAAGCAACCTTCATGGCCGATGTGGTCGAAGCCAGTAAAGAAGTGCCGGTGATCGTCGATTTCTGGGCCCCGTGGTGCGGGCCGTGTAAAACGCTTGGCCCCGCTTTGGAGGCCGAAGTGAAAGCCGCTGGTGGCAAGGTGAAGATGGTCAAAGTGAACATCGACGAGAACCAGCAGATTGCAGCGCAGTTGCGGATCCAGTCGATTCCGACGGTATATGCCTTTGTGGATGGCCAGCCGGTAGACGGATTTCAGGGCGCAGTTCCCGCGTCGGAAATCAAGGCTTTTATCGAAAAGGTTTCCCTGTTGGGGCCGGAAGGCGATGGCGGTCTGGCCGATGCGATTGAAGCAGCCGAAACGATGCTGGCCGAGGGTGAAGCGTCAGACGCCGCCGAGACCTTTGCCGCCATTCTGGAAGAAGATGCCGAAAGTGCAGCTGCCTTTGGTGGTCTGGTGCGGGCGCAAATCGCGGCCGGTGATCTGGAAACAGCCGAGGCCACGCTGAACGGCGCAACGGCTGAAATGTCGAAAACTGCTGAACTGGAAGCGGCCCATGCGCAGCTGGAACTGGCGAAACAGGCCGCCAAGGCCGGACCGCTGGATGATCTGCGCGCCGCGGTCGAGGCCAACCCTGACGACCATCAGGCGCGTTTCGATCTGGCAACCGCTATGCATGCGGCAGGTGATACCGAGGGGGCTGTGAACGAATTGCTGGAATTGTTCCGCCGTGATCGCGAATGGAACGGTGGCGCGGCCAAGGCGCAATTGTTCACCATTTTCGATGCGCTCAAGGCGGATGATCCGATTGTTTTGAACGGTCGGCGCAAATTGTCGTCAATGATCTTTGTGTAA
- a CDS encoding LON peptidase substrate-binding domain-containing protein has protein sequence MIPAANLPDTIPLFPLSGAIVVPRGRLPLNIFEPRYLAMLEDVLKTRERLIGVIQPVDKDPEGELHAIGCAGRITGFNEAKDGRYMITLTGVSRFRLQEQVEGFTPYLRGRIDWQGFARDLGGVEHITSFDRERFLDLLERFFTAQELESDWDNLTKAEPEMLINSLSMLAPFSPEDKQALLEAPTLADRRDTLVTLMEFVLRRVEGGGVMQ, from the coding sequence ATGATCCCAGCCGCAAACCTGCCCGACACCATCCCTTTGTTCCCGTTATCGGGGGCCATTGTGGTGCCGCGAGGGCGCTTGCCGCTGAACATTTTCGAGCCGCGCTATCTGGCGATGCTCGAGGATGTTCTGAAAACCCGCGAACGGTTGATCGGGGTGATTCAGCCGGTAGACAAAGACCCGGAAGGGGAATTGCACGCCATTGGTTGCGCCGGTCGCATAACGGGATTTAACGAGGCCAAAGACGGGCGTTATATGATCACCCTGACGGGCGTGTCACGGTTTCGTCTGCAAGAGCAGGTCGAGGGGTTCACCCCCTATCTGCGCGGACGGATCGACTGGCAGGGGTTCGCGCGTGATTTGGGCGGGGTTGAACATATCACATCCTTTGATCGCGAACGGTTTTTGGACCTGCTTGAGCGGTTCTTTACCGCGCAGGAACTGGAGAGCGACTGGGATAACCTGACCAAGGCCGAACCCGAGATGCTGATCAATTCGCTGTCCATGCTGGCGCCGTTTTCGCCCGAGGACAAACAGGCCCTGCTGGAAGCGCCGACACTGGCGGACCGGCGGGACACTCTGGTAACATTGATGGAATTCGTGCTGCGGCGCGTTGAAGGTGGAGGGGTGATGCAATGA
- a CDS encoding UbiH/UbiF/VisC/COQ6 family ubiquinone biosynthesis hydroxylase: MERDSDIIIVGGGLNGPALALALADGGFSVTLIDALPARSRDQEGFDGRGYALALASQHLLAAIGVWPQVAENSQPINEVKITDGRAGEGPSGWMLHFDSRELAEGPMGYMVEDRYLSRALQGAVKKHPLIMQINGETVVEQQAGPASVTVTTASGKTLTGSILIGSDGRASGTAKRAGIRRVGHDYGQTALVCAIEHELPHHGIAHQFFMPPGPLAILPLPGNRSSIVWSETTEEAARINALPEGEYLDILRPRFGSFLGQIRLAGTRFTYPLSLTLAEHFTAPRLALIGDAAHGVHPIAGQGLNLGLRDVGALAEVLILARRRGEDIGAPDVLERYQRWRQFDTAVMALATDAFNRLFSNDNSLLRLGRDMGLGVVNALPSLRKRFIREAAGLSGDVPKLLQGRQI; encoded by the coding sequence ATGGAACGCGACTCGGATATTATTATCGTTGGCGGCGGCCTGAACGGCCCCGCTTTGGCACTGGCGCTGGCCGATGGCGGCTTTTCGGTGACGCTCATCGACGCCCTGCCCGCCCGCAGCCGTGATCAAGAGGGGTTCGACGGGCGCGGCTATGCGCTGGCGCTGGCCTCGCAACATCTGCTGGCGGCGATCGGTGTCTGGCCACAGGTGGCCGAGAACAGCCAACCGATTAACGAGGTCAAAATCACCGACGGGCGCGCAGGCGAAGGGCCGAGCGGCTGGATGCTCCATTTCGACAGCCGCGAGTTGGCCGAGGGGCCGATGGGCTATATGGTCGAGGACCGCTATCTGTCGCGTGCCCTGCAAGGGGCGGTGAAAAAACACCCGTTGATTATGCAGATCAACGGCGAAACCGTGGTTGAGCAACAGGCCGGACCCGCCAGTGTGACGGTGACAACCGCTAGCGGCAAAACCCTGACCGGCAGTATCCTGATCGGCAGCGACGGGCGGGCCAGCGGCACCGCCAAACGCGCCGGTATCCGCAGGGTCGGGCATGATTACGGGCAAACCGCGCTGGTCTGCGCGATTGAACACGAGTTGCCCCACCACGGTATTGCACATCAGTTTTTCATGCCCCCCGGCCCGCTGGCCATCCTGCCGCTGCCCGGCAACCGCTCCTCGATTGTCTGGAGCGAAACCACCGAGGAAGCCGCCCGCATCAACGCCCTGCCCGAGGGTGAATATCTGGACATCCTGCGCCCGCGGTTCGGCAGTTTTCTGGGACAAATCCGGCTGGCAGGAACACGGTTTACCTATCCGCTGAGCCTGACACTGGCCGAGCATTTCACCGCCCCGCGTCTGGCCCTGATCGGCGATGCAGCCCACGGGGTGCATCCGATTGCGGGGCAAGGGCTGAACCTTGGATTGCGCGATGTGGGGGCACTGGCCGAGGTTCTGATACTGGCCCGCAGAAGGGGCGAGGACATCGGCGCACCTGATGTGCTTGAGCGGTACCAGCGCTGGCGGCAGTTTGACACAGCGGTGATGGCGTTGGCGACCGATGCGTTTAACAGGTTGTTTTCAAATGATAATTCGCTGCTTCGACTGGGGCGCGACATGGGTCTTGGTGTGGTCAATGCCCTGCCATCCTTGCGAAAACGGTTTATCCGCGAGGCGGCGGGGCTGTCGGGCGATGTGCCAAAACTGTTGCAGGGGCGGCAGATTTAA
- a CDS encoding aminotransferase class I/II-fold pyridoxal phosphate-dependent enzyme — translation MDFPERFSNLPEYAFPRLRGLLDAHAAGGDVLHMTIGEPQHDFPDWVLDIITRHGKEFRKYPPNAGSPELLASIAGWIKRRFGVTVDAATQISTVNGTREGLYNAAMALCPETKTGKQPVVLTPNPFYQVYAVAALSVGADPVYVAADVENGFMPDYVGLPVDVLNRTAIAYICSPSNPQGAVASREYWQDLITLAEKYDFQIFADECYSEIYRDTPPVGALQVAREMGVDPERVLIFHSLSKRSNLPGLRSGFVAGGPQSIARIKKLRDFSGAPLPLPLQRVAEKVWADEAHVVENRALYCEKFDIADEILGDVEGYQSPEAGFFLWLPVEDGEAAALKLWQETGVRVLPGAYLSRDVDGRNPGHKYIRVAMVAPKQEMRQGLMRLKRCIYS, via the coding sequence ATGGACTTTCCGGAGCGGTTTTCGAACCTCCCAGAGTATGCTTTTCCGCGTCTTCGCGGGCTTCTCGACGCACATGCGGCGGGCGGTGATGTTTTGCATATGACCATCGGCGAGCCGCAGCATGATTTCCCCGACTGGGTGCTGGATATCATCACCAGACACGGCAAGGAATTCCGCAAATACCCGCCCAATGCCGGATCGCCCGAATTGCTGGCCTCGATTGCCGGCTGGATCAAGCGCCGCTTTGGCGTGACTGTAGACGCCGCAACCCAGATTTCCACCGTCAACGGCACCCGCGAGGGGCTGTATAACGCCGCAATGGCACTGTGCCCCGAAACCAAAACCGGCAAACAGCCCGTGGTGCTGACACCAAACCCGTTTTATCAGGTCTACGCCGTGGCAGCCCTTTCGGTCGGGGCCGATCCGGTCTACGTGGCGGCGGATGTGGAAAACGGATTTATGCCCGATTACGTGGGCCTGCCGGTGGATGTGCTGAACCGCACCGCGATTGCCTATATCTGCTCGCCCTCCAACCCGCAGGGCGCGGTTGCAAGCCGCGAGTATTGGCAGGATTTGATCACACTGGCCGAGAAATACGATTTCCAGATCTTTGCGGACGAGTGTTACAGCGAGATTTACCGCGACACCCCGCCGGTTGGTGCCTTGCAGGTGGCCCGCGAAATGGGCGTTGATCCGGAACGGGTGCTGATTTTCCATTCGCTCTCCAAACGCTCCAACCTGCCGGGCCTGCGGTCCGGTTTCGTGGCCGGTGGCCCGCAGTCCATCGCCCGCATCAAAAAACTGCGCGATTTTTCCGGTGCTCCATTGCCGTTGCCGTTGCAACGGGTGGCCGAAAAGGTCTGGGCGGACGAGGCCCATGTGGTCGAAAACCGCGCCCTGTATTGCGAGAAATTCGACATTGCCGATGAAATTCTGGGCGACGTCGAGGGCTATCAAAGCCCCGAGGCCGGATTTTTCCTGTGGCTGCCTGTGGAGGATGGCGAGGCGGCGGCGTTGAAGCTGTGGCAGGAAACAGGCGTGCGGGTTTTGCCCGGTGCCTACCTTAGCCGCGACGTGGACGGGCGCAATCCGGGACATAAATATATCAGGGTCGCGATGGTGGCCCCAAAACAAGAAATGCGACAGGGGCTGATGCGCCTGAAACGCTGCATCTATAGTTGA
- a CDS encoding exodeoxyribonuclease III, whose product MPFTLATWNINSVRLREPIVLKLLQEEAPDVLCLQECKSPVDKIPTEGFAALGYTHMVANGQKGYNGVMILSRLPIVDAGRHDFANLGHARHVAARLENGVTIHNHYVPAGGDKPDREVNEKFGQKLDYLTDMRDDFHANRPERSILVGDLNIAPREDDVWDHKKLLKVVSHTPIEVEALAEVQESGNWVDVTRANIPEGKLYSWWSYRARDWDVADKGRRLDHVWATTDIAASGHSSRVVRHVRGWEKPSDHAPIFATFDL is encoded by the coding sequence ATGCCATTTACCCTTGCCACATGGAACATCAATTCGGTGCGCCTGCGCGAACCTATCGTGTTGAAATTGCTGCAAGAAGAAGCGCCGGATGTGTTGTGTTTGCAGGAATGCAAAAGCCCCGTTGATAAAATCCCGACCGAAGGGTTTGCCGCGTTGGGCTATACCCACATGGTGGCCAACGGGCAAAAGGGGTATAACGGCGTGATGATCCTGTCACGGCTGCCCATTGTGGACGCGGGACGGCATGATTTCGCAAACCTTGGCCATGCGCGGCATGTGGCGGCGCGGCTGGAAAACGGCGTGACCATTCATAACCACTATGTGCCCGCAGGCGGTGACAAGCCCGACCGCGAGGTGAACGAGAAATTCGGCCAGAAGCTGGATTACCTGACCGACATGCGCGACGATTTCCACGCCAATAGGCCGGAACGCTCGATTCTTGTCGGCGATCTGAACATCGCCCCGCGCGAGGATGATGTCTGGGACCACAAGAAGCTGTTGAAGGTGGTCTCCCACACCCCGATCGAGGTTGAGGCCTTGGCCGAGGTGCAGGAGTCCGGCAACTGGGTGGACGTCACCCGCGCCAATATCCCTGAAGGCAAGCTGTATAGTTGGTGGTCCTACCGCGCCCGCGACTGGGATGTGGCGGACAAGGGGCGGCGACTGGATCATGTTTGGGCCACGACTGATATTGCGGCCTCGGGACATTCCAGCAGGGTGGTGCGTCATGTCCGTGGCTGGGAAAAACCCAGCGACCACGCACCTATATTTGCGACATTTGATCTTTAA